From Parus major isolate Abel chromosome 1A, Parus_major1.1, whole genome shotgun sequence, the proteins below share one genomic window:
- the MGST1 gene encoding microsomal glutathione S-transferase 1, whose protein sequence is MAKSTQLIDNEVFRAYATYTAIVLLKMMLMSLITAYYRITRKAFVNPEDTESFGKGESAKKYLRTDPDVERVRRGHLNDLENIVPFVGIGLLYALSGPELSTALLHFRMFAGARILHTFAYLIPLPQPGRGLSWAVGYSVTFSMAYKVLKTAWLL, encoded by the exons ATGGCCAAATCCACCCAGTTAATTGACAATGAAGTCTTCCGGGCTTACGCTACTTACACAGCCATTGTTCTTCTAAAAATGATGCTAATGAGTCTGATAACAGCATACTACAGGATCACAAGGAAG GCATTTGTCAACCCAGAAGATACAGAATCATTTGGAAAAGGGGAGAGTGCTAAGAAATACCTGAGGACTGATCCAGATGTTGAACGTGTACGCAG AGGCCACCTGAATGACCTGGAAAATATTGTCCCGTTTGTTGGCATCGGACTGCTGTATGCTCTGAGTGGCCCTGAGCTgtccacagccctgctgcacttCAGGATGTTCGCAGGGGCTAGGATCCTCCACACTTTTGCCTACTTGATccctcttccccagcctggcagaggtTTGTCTTGGGCAGTTGGCTACTCAGTCACCTTCTCCATGGCCTACAAAGTCCTGAAGACAGCGTGGCTCCTGTAG